Proteins co-encoded in one Streptomyces showdoensis genomic window:
- a CDS encoding DUF6197 family protein: MADLGLWQEPRPLKPSYHLAQVIEVLTRYGWGQSFDFSPTGRMCIRGAQTFLESTGHVTAIDRGKAVNYLQTQLARQGVEMEFWAWNDLSGNTFQGVEAMISAASGLARKNGE; this comes from the coding sequence ATGGCTGACCTGGGGCTCTGGCAGGAGCCGCGCCCCTTGAAGCCCTCGTACCACCTGGCCCAGGTGATCGAAGTCCTGACCCGCTACGGCTGGGGCCAGTCCTTCGACTTCTCTCCCACCGGCCGTATGTGCATCAGGGGTGCCCAGACCTTTCTGGAATCCACCGGGCATGTGACCGCGATCGACCGGGGGAAGGCCGTGAATTATCTCCAGACCCAACTGGCCCGCCAGGGTGTGGAGATGGAGTTTTGGGCGTGGAACGACCTTTCCGGCAACACTTTCCAAGGCGTGGAGGCCATGATCTCTGCGGCCTCCGGCCTGGCGCGTAAGAACGGAGAATAA
- a CDS encoding GntR family transcriptional regulator, producing MPKPQPKYRDIADELRAQIESGELPPGKKLPFTDDLVERFGVSKQTVRAAVDVLAQEGLVVVRRRYGTVVRDRRPVRIPLSRYQGSLDSDGQLGPFEAACEAQGLRGVMKTVSVEQVRAPDVAALLGLESEDALVCRRREAHIEEQVVQFQQAWYPLDVAQAAGLDQPGKVTGGVYGALAAAGMAPAEADERVGARMPTKEEGAQLGTGLALPVLTVERISRDNAGRPLELLRVVAAGDRMDLVYEALPLPGRHQA from the coding sequence ATGCCGAAGCCCCAGCCGAAGTACCGCGACATCGCGGACGAGCTGCGCGCCCAGATCGAAAGCGGAGAACTCCCGCCCGGCAAGAAGTTGCCGTTCACCGACGACCTGGTGGAGCGGTTCGGCGTGTCGAAGCAGACCGTCAGGGCTGCCGTTGACGTGCTCGCGCAGGAAGGGCTGGTCGTAGTGCGACGTCGCTACGGAACCGTCGTCCGAGATAGGCGACCCGTCCGGATACCGCTGAGCCGCTACCAAGGCTCGCTGGACTCAGATGGCCAGCTCGGCCCCTTCGAAGCCGCCTGCGAGGCGCAGGGGTTGAGGGGCGTCATGAAGACCGTGTCGGTGGAGCAGGTGCGTGCCCCGGATGTCGCGGCCCTGCTGGGCCTCGAGTCCGAAGACGCCTTGGTCTGCCGGCGTCGTGAGGCGCACATAGAGGAGCAGGTCGTCCAGTTCCAGCAGGCCTGGTACCCGCTCGACGTGGCGCAGGCAGCCGGCCTGGACCAGCCGGGCAAGGTGACAGGCGGCGTCTACGGAGCGCTGGCCGCTGCAGGAATGGCGCCAGCTGAGGCCGACGAGCGCGTCGGGGCCCGGATGCCCACGAAGGAGGAGGGAGCACAGCTCGGCACAGGGCTTGCCCTGCCCGTGCTCACGGTTGAAAGGATCAGTCGCGACAACGCTGGTCGCCCGCTGGAGCTGCTCCGTGTAGTTGCCGCGGGAGACCGGATGGATCTCGTCTACGAGGCACTGCCTCTTCCCGGAAGGCACCAGGCATGA
- a CDS encoding HNH endonuclease, whose protein sequence is MMNTVRPRNPDVLLRAVRMIFGVSCLRCGISRPDPVMAHIRNWPGTLKVVTTKMKGSVPETEKFTKVIDEYTYSLFHNIGNVLPLCPNCHALFDGAKYTESDEREIRQLRDEAVRQPEVLEQAIAYIRAELAGRTNRCSHKDEAGDRLHTRRTDTSALGAPLTWVMNGFRRGLDLGDPNIVVNTATPGQHYHVALDRGSVDQCFGTSDSGCSDSELVV, encoded by the coding sequence ATGATGAATACCGTCCGGCCGCGGAACCCCGATGTCCTGCTCCGCGCCGTCCGGATGATCTTCGGCGTGTCCTGCCTGCGGTGCGGTATCAGCCGGCCAGACCCGGTGATGGCGCACATCCGGAACTGGCCCGGGACTCTCAAGGTCGTGACCACCAAGATGAAGGGTTCCGTGCCGGAGACGGAAAAGTTCACCAAGGTCATCGACGAGTACACCTACTCGCTCTTCCACAACATCGGTAACGTCCTGCCGCTCTGCCCGAATTGCCACGCTCTCTTCGACGGCGCCAAGTACACCGAGTCCGACGAGCGGGAGATACGACAGCTGCGCGACGAGGCCGTACGCCAGCCGGAGGTTCTTGAGCAGGCGATCGCCTACATCCGCGCCGAGCTCGCGGGGCGCACGAACCGCTGCTCGCACAAGGACGAGGCTGGCGATCGGCTCCACACCCGCAGGACCGACACCTCGGCCCTCGGTGCGCCTTTGACCTGGGTGATGAACGGGTTCCGGCGCGGCCTGGACCTGGGCGATCCGAACATCGTCGTCAACACGGCCACGCCGGGCCAGCACTACCACGTCGCCCTGGACCGGGGGTCCGTGGACCAGTGCTTCGGCACATCAGACTCGGGCTGCTCCGACTCTGAGCTGGTCGTCTAG
- a CDS encoding matrixin family metalloprotease produces MGGETESKGNSAVDDGEIRWTDNTAYDDARKYAISTWQYSGSKIKIVADSALTSNDVEFKDANLGTRATDPLGRYERHGSFGATDYIIFNKQKLAGASKDRLRYVALHELGHALGLCHKSDTVVSLMWKTAPSPGYEITWIPDVDKTSYKKLWG; encoded by the coding sequence GTGGGCGGCGAGACCGAGTCCAAGGGCAACTCCGCCGTCGACGACGGGGAGATCCGCTGGACGGACAACACCGCCTACGACGACGCCCGCAAGTACGCGATCTCGACGTGGCAGTACTCCGGATCGAAGATCAAAATCGTCGCCGACTCCGCGCTCACCTCCAACGACGTCGAGTTCAAGGACGCCAACCTCGGCACCCGGGCCACCGACCCCCTCGGCCGGTACGAGCGGCACGGATCCTTCGGGGCGACCGACTACATCATCTTCAACAAGCAGAAGCTCGCCGGCGCCTCGAAGGACCGGCTGCGCTACGTCGCGCTCCACGAACTCGGCCACGCCCTGGGCCTGTGCCACAAGAGCGACACCGTCGTCTCCCTGATGTGGAAGACAGCGCCGTCGCCCGGCTACGAGATCACGTGGATCCCCGACGTCGACAAGACCAGCTACAAGAAGCTCTGGGGCTGA
- a CDS encoding HNH endonuclease family protein yields the protein MIKNMARGLAALSLALAPLAVPHTALAAPQAPGAAVVLPLAEAIKQIPVAAESRDGYERTKFKHWNAGLDPADGCNTRNEVLLAEAIESPTVGAGCKLTGGRWLSYYDGQEVTDPAKLDIDHVIPLAEAWDSGASAWTAARREAYANDQGAASSLVAVTARSNRSKADQDPAQWMPPAPEAICRYIEEWTAGKSRWGLSADQSEIDALSVYADGPCDDSVVHYTPAP from the coding sequence GTGATCAAGAACATGGCCCGCGGCCTCGCCGCGCTCTCCCTCGCCCTCGCCCCGCTCGCCGTCCCGCACACCGCGCTCGCCGCGCCCCAGGCGCCCGGGGCCGCCGTGGTGCTGCCACTTGCCGAAGCGATCAAGCAGATCCCCGTCGCCGCCGAGTCCCGAGACGGCTACGAGCGGACCAAGTTCAAGCACTGGAACGCCGGCCTGGATCCGGCCGACGGCTGCAACACCCGCAACGAGGTCCTCCTCGCGGAGGCGATCGAGTCGCCGACGGTCGGGGCCGGCTGCAAGCTGACCGGCGGCCGCTGGTTGAGCTACTACGACGGCCAGGAGGTCACCGACCCGGCCAAGCTCGACATCGACCACGTGATCCCGCTCGCCGAGGCCTGGGACTCCGGTGCGAGCGCCTGGACCGCCGCGCGGCGCGAGGCCTACGCCAACGACCAGGGCGCGGCCAGCTCGCTGGTGGCGGTGACCGCCCGGTCGAACCGGTCGAAGGCAGACCAGGACCCGGCGCAGTGGATGCCGCCGGCCCCGGAGGCGATCTGCCGGTACATCGAGGAGTGGACCGCGGGCAAGAGCCGCTGGGGCCTGTCCGCGGACCAGAGCGAGATCGACGCCCTCAGCGTGTACGCCGACGGCCCGTGTGACGACTCGGTCGTCCACTACACCCCGGCGCCGTAG
- a CDS encoding GIY-YIG nuclease family protein: MVYVIGSAADRRVKIGSAGNARNRLMELQSGNPNPLRILATVEGGRLLERLIHEHLKRFRGIGEWFDFGEANPIHMVTDAVQALRDKGLFPSPEGLEELRESQKRSPSALTVKEKILASLKAGVAPMTVHEVATATGVSVPHLGVKLSELKSVGLVSNSERRWSLVVHEEGE; encoded by the coding sequence GTGGTCTACGTGATCGGATCCGCAGCTGACCGGCGGGTGAAGATCGGCTCTGCAGGCAACGCGCGCAACCGCCTGATGGAGCTGCAATCGGGCAACCCGAACCCCCTCCGGATCCTGGCGACCGTCGAGGGCGGGCGCCTTCTGGAGAGGCTGATCCACGAGCACCTGAAGCGCTTCCGGGGGATCGGGGAGTGGTTCGACTTCGGAGAGGCGAACCCCATTCACATGGTCACCGACGCGGTTCAGGCCCTTCGGGACAAAGGGCTGTTCCCATCTCCGGAAGGGCTGGAAGAGCTCCGGGAAAGCCAGAAGCGATCGCCCTCTGCGCTCACGGTCAAGGAGAAGATCCTGGCCTCTTTGAAGGCCGGCGTCGCTCCGATGACGGTGCATGAAGTGGCCACGGCGACAGGCGTTTCCGTGCCCCATCTGGGCGTGAAGCTGTCCGAGCTCAAGAGCGTCGGGCTGGTCAGCAATTCGGAGCGCCGGTGGTCGCTGGTGGTACACGAGGAAGGTGAGTGA
- a CDS encoding DUF2637 domain-containing protein: MTPAGPVPPQPLTMGEWQPLPTGGVTTPRSSEPEPLSMVQKVLIGTVAAAVLTIATLGFIGSYTAVTKLARAKGFGAFADAFPVAVDAGIIAFLALDLLLTWRRIPYPLLRQTAWGLTAATIAFNAVAAWPDPVGVGMHGVIPILFVIAVEAARHAVGRIADITADKHIESPPLSRWFLNPFNTFVIWRRQRLWDIRSYAAVIDLERQARIYRAQLRKQHGRRWRRKASADQLLVLDLVADGMSVEEAIDLPYQEEKRQAEAEAKRQAEAKAKAEAEAEAKHAAELRDVEAEAKRRAERAEAEAAEAEAKSRAEVAAEAARLEVEAKRREAEAAARVVEAETEAKLEAIARRRREAEAEAELKQREQQGRAREMERQQKFAQAAAEAEEVRRQELAAAQDRAQRVAAEARTRSATSVSLRPGATGSASASGATSGSGAGAVALGGQRSKRESEVEQVLARLLEADSPEAVSLEDVMNDFGLKQTTAYDRLKSARVLFEDAKQTTDTRSA; this comes from the coding sequence ATGACCCCGGCCGGCCCCGTGCCGCCCCAGCCCCTGACCATGGGGGAGTGGCAGCCCCTGCCCACCGGCGGGGTCACCACCCCCCGCAGCTCTGAGCCCGAGCCGCTGTCGATGGTGCAGAAGGTCCTCATCGGGACCGTCGCCGCCGCCGTTCTGACCATCGCGACCCTCGGGTTCATCGGCTCCTACACCGCCGTCACCAAGCTCGCCAGGGCGAAGGGCTTCGGTGCGTTCGCAGACGCGTTCCCGGTCGCCGTCGACGCCGGCATCATCGCCTTCCTCGCCCTCGACCTCCTCCTCACCTGGCGCCGCATCCCCTACCCCCTGCTCCGCCAGACCGCCTGGGGCCTCACCGCGGCGACGATCGCGTTCAACGCCGTCGCCGCCTGGCCCGACCCGGTCGGCGTCGGCATGCACGGCGTCATCCCGATCCTGTTCGTCATCGCCGTCGAGGCCGCCCGCCACGCAGTGGGCCGGATCGCCGACATCACCGCCGACAAGCACATCGAGTCACCGCCCCTGTCCCGCTGGTTCCTCAACCCCTTCAACACCTTCGTCATCTGGCGCCGCCAGCGGCTGTGGGACATCCGCTCCTACGCCGCCGTCATCGACCTGGAGCGGCAGGCCCGGATCTACCGCGCGCAGCTGCGTAAGCAGCACGGCCGGCGGTGGCGCCGGAAGGCGTCCGCCGACCAGCTTCTCGTCCTCGACCTCGTCGCCGACGGCATGAGCGTGGAGGAGGCGATCGATCTCCCCTACCAGGAGGAGAAGCGGCAGGCTGAAGCCGAAGCGAAGCGGCAGGCCGAAGCGAAGGCGAAGGCTGAAGCCGAAGCTGAAGCGAAGCACGCGGCCGAACTCCGCGACGTCGAAGCCGAAGCGAAGCGCCGGGCCGAACGTGCCGAAGCTGAAGCGGCCGAAGCCGAAGCGAAGTCCCGGGCCGAAGTCGCGGCCGAAGCGGCCCGGCTCGAAGTGGAAGCGAAGCGCCGTGAAGCCGAAGCGGCGGCCCGGGTGGTCGAAGCCGAAACCGAAGCGAAGCTCGAAGCCATCGCCCGGCGGCGCCGCGAGGCCGAAGCCGAAGCCGAACTGAAGCAGCGCGAGCAGCAGGGCCGTGCCCGGGAGATGGAGCGGCAGCAGAAGTTCGCGCAGGCCGCAGCCGAAGCCGAAGAGGTTCGACGCCAGGAGCTGGCCGCCGCGCAGGACCGGGCGCAGCGTGTGGCGGCCGAAGCCCGGACCCGAAGCGCCACTTCGGTTTCGCTTCGGCCCGGGGCCACGGGTTCGGCTTCAGCTTCGGGTGCCACTTCAGGTTCGGGTGCCGGAGCGGTCGCCCTCGGCGGGCAGCGCTCGAAGCGCGAATCCGAAGTGGAGCAGGTCCTCGCCCGCCTCCTCGAAGCCGACAGCCCGGAGGCCGTGTCCCTGGAGGACGTGATGAACGACTTCGGGCTGAAGCAGACCACCGCCTACGACCGCCTGAAGTCCGCCCGGGTCCTCTTCGAGGACGCGAAGCAGACCACCGACACCCGAAGTGCCTGA
- a CDS encoding UDP-N-acetylmuramate dehydrogenase translates to MWRVQVQNNALLAPLTTFRLGGPATRLVTATTDDEVIAAVREADASGTPLLVIGGGSNLVIGDKGFDGTALHIATTGFSLDGTRLELAAGEVWTDAVARTVEAGLAGIECLAGIPGSAGATPIQNVGAYGQDVSATVTEVVAYDRRAEETVTLTNAECAFSYRHSRFKDQPDRYVVLRVRFELEDADGMSAPIAYPETARALGVEAGDRVPLTRARETVLRLRAGKGMVLDPEDHDTWSAGSFFTNPILTIEAFDAFAAKARARLGDEVAPPAFPTTDGQVKTSAAWLIDKAGFVKGYGTGPVRISTKHTLALTNRGEATTEDLLALAREVVAGVRDAFGVTLVNEPVTVGVAL, encoded by the coding sequence GTGTGGCGGGTGCAGGTACAGAACAACGCCCTCCTCGCCCCGCTGACGACCTTCAGGCTCGGCGGGCCCGCCACCCGGCTCGTCACCGCCACCACGGACGACGAGGTGATCGCCGCCGTCCGCGAGGCCGACGCCTCCGGCACGCCGCTGCTCGTCATCGGCGGCGGATCCAACCTGGTCATCGGCGACAAGGGCTTCGACGGCACCGCCCTGCACATCGCCACGACCGGCTTCTCCCTCGACGGCACCCGTCTGGAGCTGGCCGCCGGAGAGGTCTGGACGGACGCCGTCGCGCGGACCGTCGAGGCCGGGCTCGCCGGGATCGAGTGCCTCGCCGGCATCCCCGGCTCCGCGGGCGCCACCCCCATCCAGAACGTCGGCGCCTACGGCCAGGACGTCTCCGCCACCGTCACCGAGGTCGTCGCGTACGACCGGCGGGCCGAGGAGACGGTCACCCTCACCAACGCCGAGTGCGCCTTCTCGTACCGCCACAGCCGCTTCAAGGACCAGCCCGACCGCTACGTCGTGCTCCGGGTCCGCTTCGAGCTGGAGGACGCCGACGGGATGTCCGCGCCGATCGCCTACCCGGAGACCGCCCGCGCCCTCGGCGTCGAGGCCGGCGACCGGGTGCCCCTCACGCGGGCCCGGGAGACCGTCCTGCGGCTGCGGGCGGGCAAGGGCATGGTCCTGGACCCGGAGGACCACGACACGTGGTCGGCCGGCTCCTTCTTCACCAACCCGATCCTCACGATCGAGGCCTTCGACGCGTTCGCCGCTAAGGCCCGCGCGCGCCTCGGCGACGAGGTGGCGCCGCCGGCGTTCCCGACCACGGACGGCCAGGTGAAGACCTCCGCCGCCTGGCTGATCGACAAGGCCGGCTTCGTGAAGGGCTACGGGACCGGGCCCGTCCGGATCTCCACCAAGCACACCCTCGCCCTCACCAACCGCGGCGAGGCGACCACCGAGGACCTGCTCGCGCTCGCCCGCGAGGTCGTCGCCGGGGTACGGGACGCCTTCGGGGTCACCCTCGTCAACGAGCCCGTGACGGTGGGCGTCGCGTTGTAG